In the genome of Paramisgurnus dabryanus chromosome 16, PD_genome_1.1, whole genome shotgun sequence, the window TTTTCATTCCTATTGTTTAAGATACAGCTGTCAACCTATTGACAACGTGATTCTGCCGCGCTCACCCGGATTCTGAtgctaatagaaataataaggttaatgatgtttatgttgttaattAGATGTTTATTGACAATGATGTACGTAGTATGTACAGTCATTTATGCTCTTCTTACTTCGTTTTGCCTCtatagttttatttgttttgttcattAGTGCCATAACATTGTGCAAGAGCATTGCGCTGGCAACACAAAGGTTATGGGTTGTTCCCGAGGAACACTCACACTGATAAAAATCCATTCTTTGAAGTCAATTTGggtaaaagcgtctgccaatgcataaatgttaatgtcATGTAATAATTTCATTCATTCTTCCTGATTCAGAGCAATATTTTTAAGCGCTTTATGAGAATTTTGAATAGCCTACAATAACTAACATTTAGATTTAGGAATTTAGCAGACATTTACTTAAACACTTGTTTGAGTACAGAGTGttatatttaactttatattgatttgatcatttggtatttttttatgttttgttatgTCTAGCACAAAACTTAAATAAGATTGAATCACAGCTTGACCACCTGATTAAAAGTAAACATATTTAGTTTTGCACATTCTGTGGCTGTGGACCTGAGATGATTTGCTTTCATCTCATGTCAGTTAGTTTTGCACTTTAATGGTTCTATTTTTTGAGCACTGTTGCTGTTTTCTTGATATATTGTGGTTTGTCTCACCCAGGTTTAATGAGACAGTTAAGCAAACATCAGTTTTGCATGACCTCTGAATCCGTTGTCCTTATCCTTCCGTACCTTGACCACTCCTGTCCACAGCGCTGTGTGAAGGTTTTGGATAAAGATTAGGTTGCCCTAAAGAGGGGGTTTTAGAGTATGCAGGCGGACCACCCCATCATCACATCCAATTAAGAGAATGGCATTGCAGTAAAAAAGATCATTTCAGCTGTTAGAGCTGGAGTATTTGCTTgccctattttttttaaactgaaacCCTTCTCTTTATCGGGCAATGTAAGACATTTTAGGCAGGGGATGATAGCATCCATTTgaatgtattattaaaaatgtaaataactaAGACTAGATCATTATAGTGTTTTACATGGTAACATCTCAACACTGTCAGTATCATCTCTATTCCTACTCAAGTCTTGGTCTGAAGGAAATTGTGACATCTTGACTAAGGAAACCTCTGTTACTCACAGGAAGTTTCCAGCCTGTCTCAGATCACTGACTGTAACAAGAGAAGTAGATGTTGTGGCCTTATGGTTAGAGTGTCAGTTTTGTCAGATTACAGGGAAAGAGGCATTTGAAACAAGATGTTCTCATCTACCACAATAATCCATCTATTTcttttgttaaatgttaaacataaaAGTGTTTGGCTGGGGATGATTTGAAAATAGTTTAATATTACTCAgaataatttaaacatttttgccTGTATGGTTCTACACCGCTAATAGGGATTATCATTGATGTTTGTATATTGTGTAAGAATGACAGGTGAATGTTTAAGCAACTAAACAAATTTCTTAGAAAATTAATGAATGTGCTAAGAAGATTTCAAATGCCTTTTATAAATGGATAATTTCAGACTTCAATGCAACCTATATCTTTCACTTAATTTAGTTAATGAGATCTCTGTTAACCTTCACAAATCTTTTTTTCAATGAAGCAAACATTGTCTAACaaaattgtcttgtttttttttttacatttgcatgATATATGTTACTAGTTTTTTTTTGAATTCTTTATTTCTTGTTTTTGAAGGATTTCCAACATTCTAAAGAgttttaatgttgttttaaaataattttaaacttgCGCAATTTTGTTAAAGACGAAAAATAATTCCAATATGTTTTTCTACTTCAGCACTACACAGAACACAGAAGTCAATCCCATGAAAAATCACTTGTCCACACACACTGAGTAATGTGTTGAGAAAACGCCTATGCAGGTAACATTTCATTGCCATAGTTCCCCTTCCGACTCTTACGTTATTACTCTTTTTCCCTCCTAAATCAAAGCTACTGTTCTGTTTCTCTGCCCAGGTGGATCCCTCACCAATGAATGTAGGGGATGGAGGGACGGTGAGCCGAGAAAGCAGTGCTCCTACCCATGTGTCTGAGAGCATGGTGGGGAATCCACAACAGACTCTGCCTCTTGAACTCAGAGGTGATGTACCTCAAAGTCAGCAGAACAAGCTGAGGACGACCACAGACTGCAAAACGCCCGGCGTCTGCTCAGAAGGCAGCAAGGCTAGCAACTCAAATCATTGTCCCCAAGTCCCTCCCTCCCAACCCCACAGCATTGCTCCTGTGAGCGCCCTGTTGCCTGATAAGACAGAGGTTTCCAAAGGCAAGGTTGATGGTGCTGACATCTACTCCTCTCACCAGTGGCCTTGTGGTAAAAAGTTCAATGCTGAGGACCCTGGAAACCCCATTCGCAGCGTAAACCcaaataagaaaactaacacaCCAGCACCCAGCCAACCTGTGTTACCAATAGGGTTCCAGTGTTCCACGCTCTTCAAACCAGGCCAGCCAGTTGCTTTTCTTCCCTCCTCCAATTTTTCTTCTCCACTTTGTAAGATCACCCTACCTCCAGGGTTGGGTCAGATTGCGGCACTGAGAGAAGCTACAGCTAGCCAGTTTCAAAAGGACTGCACATCACAAAACCCTTGTTCAAGCTCGACACCTATGCTCAAAACATACCCATTTCACTTCTCTGTGGGGAGAGGGCCTGGTGCTGAGAAGAAGCCTCAGCAGGCATCATCTAAAGTCAGGTGTGACTCTTTGTCCAGTACCAAGGGCTTTCAAGGTGGAGCTGAGCATAAAGCCACAATGTCTTCTGTAGCAGCCCCAGCTATAGCCCTTCCAGTACAGCAGGCCACACAAGGCTCGGCTCCACCACCCAGAAACACAATCTCTCCCACTGCTGCCATCTGCTGCAGTCCGGCTCTGGCGAATATTACCACTCAAAGCAGGCTAGAAAAAGGTTCATCATACCGAGGTGCTGAGAAGACCTCATTGGCGTATTTGAAACCAAAAACTCTGTCCACTCCTGAGGAGCACAATGTGTCATGCCCTGTTGAGTCAAGAGACGTACCCCTTGATCTCTCTGCCAAGTCCAAGCGacaaaaaaacattcatgaTGTTCAAAACAACCCCATTGTGGCCACAGAACATCATTCTGCTGAGTCTCATCAAAAAAACACCACCCCTTCAAAAAAGAGTCATTTGGCATCATTTAGCTCAGTCAGTACTTATTGCCAGCGTCCAGACACCCAGAGAAATGGCGCAAGTCAGAAATCATCTTCAAAACTGACAAACCACCATGCTTTGCAACCGAGTCCACCCTGGACCAAGGTCTCATCTCCTGGGTCTTTAAACAACCTCCCTGGTACGTATGTAGGAGTGGCAAGTCCCATTTTAGCATCTACTTTACGTAGCAAAGATGGAAAAAGTGCTGCTTTTGTTGAAGATATTCAGACATTTGCTAAACAGGAAACTATATCTATTATAGACCAAGGAGAGCAGCCAGTTTGCAGAGATAGAAAGGCACCGTTTCTTAAGTGTGCCCAACATAATAAAGGTGGCAAGTTCTCAACAGGTACCTGCTCACCTGGAGCACAAGGTCTGTTATCCAACTCATTGTCAGCCACAGCTAATTCACAGCCCCATCGGAAGACTGCTGGTGGAAAAGGAGGTACCCTGTTCACATCTCCGGGTAAATTGTGGCAACCATCATGTGTTCTTTCCCAAGGAACATCATTGCAGAAGAGGCCAAGTCAGACTCATACACCAACGACTAAAAGCGCCCCTAGTTGTGACACAGGCTTGTTCCATAACTCCCAGTTAACTCCAACTAAAGTAGAAGATGATAAGTGGGAGAAAGCCAAATCCCCCCTATCTAACCTAGAGTCAATagtaaaacagaaaacacttgaGACCACTGCACTTACTGGGGAGAACTACTGTAAATTATCTGCTGTGGGGTCCAAAAGGCTTGAAGTTGCCAGCCTGCAAAACCGGTGTCAAGACTCCACATTGCATCAAACTCTTACCACTGGCTCCCCAACATTCAGGTCCCTAGAAGGACACGCCATCAAATCGGACAGAGGCTCACCACAAACAGATGCCATGGCACCTCTTAGTAGACCAGAGGTCATAACTGTTCCCATGCCCAGAGAAAAGGGACGAGAGAAACAAACGAAACTGACTGAGAATCTGCCATTTGATGGTAGTCAAAAAACGAAATCCAGTACCCCTTGTAAAAAGAATGCATTTAGTGTTAAAGGTGAATGGAAGGAGAGGAAATTGGCTCAAAAGTTAGATGTTGTAATGGCAAAGGAGAAGGCAATGGAGAAAAATCATTCTTCTCACGTTAAGGATGAGGGGATGGCTTTATCCATCCTTCAGAGCCAAACTGTACAGGTCGAGGAAGAGACAAAAATAAATGGAGCCAAAGAGGAGATAGCTTCCAAAGGAAAGGCA includes:
- the bcorl1 gene encoding BCL-6 corepressor-like protein 1, whose translation is MQVDPSPMNVGDGGTVSRESSAPTHVSESMVGNPQQTLPLELRGDVPQSQQNKLRTTTDCKTPGVCSEGSKASNSNHCPQVPPSQPHSIAPVSALLPDKTEVSKGKVDGADIYSSHQWPCGKKFNAEDPGNPIRSVNPNKKTNTPAPSQPVLPIGFQCSTLFKPGQPVAFLPSSNFSSPLCKITLPPGLGQIAALREATASQFQKDCTSQNPCSSSTPMLKTYPFHFSVGRGPGAEKKPQQASSKVRCDSLSSTKGFQGGAEHKATMSSVAAPAIALPVQQATQGSAPPPRNTISPTAAICCSPALANITTQSRLEKGSSYRGAEKTSLAYLKPKTLSTPEEHNVSCPVESRDVPLDLSAKSKRQKNIHDVQNNPIVATEHHSAESHQKNTTPSKKSHLASFSSVSTYCQRPDTQRNGASQKSSSKLTNHHALQPSPPWTKVSSPGSLNNLPGTYVGVASPILASTLRSKDGKSAAFVEDIQTFAKQETISIIDQGEQPVCRDRKAPFLKCAQHNKGGKFSTGTCSPGAQGLLSNSLSATANSQPHRKTAGGKGGTLFTSPGKLWQPSCVLSQGTSLQKRPSQTHTPTTKSAPSCDTGLFHNSQLTPTKVEDDKWEKAKSPLSNLESIVKQKTLETTALTGENYCKLSAVGSKRLEVASLQNRCQDSTLHQTLTTGSPTFRSLEGHAIKSDRGSPQTDAMAPLSRPEVITVPMPREKGREKQTKLTENLPFDGSQKTKSSTPCKKNAFSVKGEWKERKLAQKLDVVMAKEKAMEKNHSSHVKDEGMALSILQSQTVQVEEETKINGAKEEIASKGKALATKQKKPKKPAKEKIPSEMQKKTKKQKDKESPSIKQVSSHKKKKDTLTEVAKSILQDGTDPVSKMPGKTRKRKSSPANIEHSILNKIDVRESSPCRSPQADRDSSSLSSPGWPSKESDSHEEASPRLRRGRRRTDEALLRDWSFATPPTPPPHDPPSTPPPTPPPPVPIRRPRGRPRINPLPEELDGDKDRPGEDGDASSIKKRKRCKNRKYQNGEYVTERDKVADGEEEKLGVEDGEATNEKMGVYPCLSATLTSGLPSPDISPKRTLFTRSGSVRPQESPPAPLPNDKPSGKRKFKSKHLCDPEEQKKLKTKKSSLGKRTGTLMSDEGCPTAKKPTTPYVSPKHSSSPLSGKKGTTGKARIPESTPSRPVPPEVRRLIVNKNAGETLLQRAARLGYQDVVLYCLEKDVREVNRRDNAGYTALHEACARGWTHIVEVLLKHGADVNCSAQDGTRPIHDAVAADNLPAVWMLLNHGADPTLATYSGQTAVKLAQSPGMKTFLKEYFTDLEGRTDQDPSVQWDFYSSSVFETEQGPCWDFLLSQPEEDCGENSREHLKERDVDPDCLVFEFSSDPLLPCYHVQVSLTQGFCNWFLLSDVLKRLKMSSRIFRARYPQFEVTGITRADLWKQVSISQTCAAPDELQPTEDDDGEEALELVRCVPELQGLLGSSIQLLKEDEDEKSWVNNRPCSR